In Lewinellaceae bacterium, a single window of DNA contains:
- a CDS encoding putative DNA binding domain-containing protein, with protein sequence MRTDHIQTILGAFEACPSFQIFTQAEKTQLARKSRIKSYNANDEVFSFEHKGDECFFLVAEGAFQLLLRSKKTRTIRKGEIFGEIAIFHEKSRTGIIHALSNGTLVAICREVVLREGLLPSELRYKLTLILAQQMASYFHDTDLASSQDLIFRGESDRVEFKSSIKYKKEITEALCAFMNHCGGTIFIGVDDKGRIHGIGMEPSRAQIDEYRREIGTFVRQRIGVLANRNVHIDADEVNGKVILRIDCFPAEAPVFYRARTKTNGEQEKFFVRHDTRNEAFDKLSEAVKYIRKRFPC encoded by the coding sequence GTGCGAACGGACCACATTCAAACCATTCTGGGTGCATTCGAGGCCTGTCCTTCCTTCCAGATATTTACACAAGCTGAAAAAACGCAGCTTGCCCGGAAATCCCGAATCAAATCATACAACGCCAACGATGAAGTATTCTCTTTTGAACATAAGGGAGATGAATGCTTTTTTCTGGTTGCGGAAGGTGCCTTTCAATTGCTGCTCCGGAGCAAAAAAACAAGGACGATCAGGAAAGGGGAAATATTCGGCGAGATCGCCATCTTTCACGAAAAGTCGCGGACCGGCATCATTCATGCTCTTTCCAATGGGACGTTGGTGGCCATTTGCCGAGAAGTCGTTCTTCGGGAAGGACTTTTGCCCAGCGAGCTGCGCTACAAACTAACCCTAATCCTTGCTCAGCAAATGGCAAGTTATTTCCATGATACCGATTTGGCCAGCAGCCAGGATTTGATCTTTCGTGGGGAAAGCGACCGGGTAGAGTTCAAGAGTTCTATAAAGTATAAGAAAGAGATCACCGAGGCTCTTTGCGCATTCATGAACCATTGTGGCGGCACCATATTTATTGGCGTAGACGATAAGGGACGTATACATGGAATTGGCATGGAGCCAAGCCGTGCACAGATTGACGAATACCGTCGGGAGATTGGGACTTTTGTCCGGCAGCGTATTGGAGTTCTGGCAAATCGGAATGTACACATTGATGCCGACGAAGTAAATGGAAAGGTCATCCTGCGTATCGATTGCTTCCCCGCAGAGGCTCCAGTGTTCTATCGCGCCAGGACCAAAACTAATGGCGAACAAGAAAAATTTTTCGTCCGCCACGATACTCGCAATGAGGCCTTCGATAAATTGAGCGAGGCGGTGAAATATATTAGAAAACGATTTCCATGCTAA
- a CDS encoding CHAT domain-containing protein — protein MHTTLARLLSRFFYALILAVAPFSLEAQELSAYTLTDTIQARYYLQQAQQQLDSFRYEAALASARQAEPIFEELFGPKNSRMADVYALLGLCCLKAKPKEAAIYYQKIIEMEWPASGLSRAHLFFFKGVFLHSAGEEDAALQAYRDALGLYLKQPGTPHGNTARIYNNAGIVLAGKGQYEEALKHYQLALELWHRIHGPMHPNLAHAYNNRGLVYADQAKYDIALDNYAQALYIREKCLGNNHPEVAATRINIGLVYAAKRDLGRAAGHFYSALEIILKTGTTAYLPFAYTNIGLIHSGKQEHDIARAFFEKSLAVEQTLYPPGHPQLALTYFNIGATYKDQGQYDNAEKYYQKALDIATEENTSLGTFYNGLGLICQEKGKYEQAETWYQKALDRQTALFGRRHPTVANAYYNLARLRQAEGRLPEALDYNQQAQESLGYRSGQSIEGVSSPFELCQVMSQENRLLGDWARQAGQPEAMNKMRESCARTLDIFSKLGSSYIDPSSRQELMGAAFSSFEAAIAANMGLAQLTANKQYQTDAFEYAERSKALLLYEAIREAEALKIAGIPDSLLQQEKNLRLDIAAYDKLRQEKLAGGLSETDTSVLAIAASLLRLRQSHETLKSRFEEEYPKYYRARYELPILKVDEVQQELLKPGQSLVEYFVGDSAVYIFLLQPDHFEVVEVKKDSSLEAWVRLMTQEGTYGYYSLPRNEQSFSRKAETIHNYTIAARKLYDKLWAPIKDKLTEQVIVIPDGPLGYLPFEALLSREPPREGAFNEYPYLLYEHQFSYCYSATLLREMQEKPFHQPAEGLLLAMAPFYTDDVELLAARMDSLSLKSVVDPEDVLEPLPGSGEEINQINRLWKGKALYGPQASLEKFLLLAPKHLILHLSTHGRADDRLGDYAYLAFGVPGQPGAFDKLYARDLYNLSLDADLVFLSACETGIGKLRRGEGIVSLARAFAYAGTKSVVTTLWQVRDKETQSLATSFYTYLHAGKSKDAALRLAKLEYLEQQQGQGTEALAHPFFWSGFIGIGDMNSLKNGAK, from the coding sequence ATGCATACTACTCTTGCCCGTTTGCTGTCCAGGTTTTTCTATGCCTTGATTTTGGCAGTTGCCCCTTTCAGCCTTGAGGCCCAGGAACTGTCGGCCTACACGCTGACTGATACTATACAAGCACGATACTACCTGCAACAAGCCCAGCAACAGCTGGATTCATTCCGATATGAGGCGGCCCTGGCCTCGGCCCGGCAAGCAGAGCCCATTTTCGAGGAATTATTTGGTCCCAAAAACAGCCGAATGGCTGATGTTTACGCTTTGCTTGGCCTCTGCTGCCTCAAGGCTAAACCGAAAGAAGCAGCCATTTACTACCAAAAGATCATAGAGATGGAATGGCCCGCCTCTGGTTTGAGCCGGGCACATTTATTCTTCTTCAAAGGCGTCTTTCTGCACTCGGCCGGCGAAGAGGATGCCGCTCTGCAAGCGTATCGGGATGCATTAGGCTTGTACCTGAAACAGCCGGGGACGCCGCACGGCAACACCGCTCGCATTTACAACAATGCAGGCATAGTGTTGGCCGGGAAAGGGCAGTACGAGGAGGCACTGAAGCATTACCAGTTGGCGCTGGAACTGTGGCACCGAATCCACGGGCCAATGCACCCCAATTTGGCCCACGCCTACAACAACCGGGGGCTGGTATATGCCGATCAGGCTAAATACGATATTGCGCTGGATAATTATGCCCAGGCCCTGTACATAAGGGAAAAGTGCCTGGGAAATAATCATCCGGAAGTGGCCGCAACCCGGATCAACATCGGCCTGGTTTATGCTGCCAAAAGGGACCTGGGCCGGGCTGCCGGTCATTTTTACAGCGCGCTGGAAATCATTCTGAAAACCGGAACCACCGCTTATCTGCCCTTTGCCTACACCAATATAGGCTTGATTCACAGCGGCAAGCAAGAGCATGATATTGCCCGCGCCTTTTTCGAGAAATCACTGGCCGTGGAACAAACCCTTTACCCCCCCGGCCATCCCCAATTGGCTTTGACCTATTTCAACATTGGCGCAACTTATAAAGACCAAGGCCAATATGACAATGCAGAAAAATACTACCAGAAGGCTCTGGACATCGCCACCGAAGAAAATACCTCCCTGGGAACTTTCTATAACGGCTTGGGCCTGATATGCCAGGAAAAAGGGAAATACGAGCAGGCGGAGACATGGTACCAGAAGGCTTTGGACAGGCAGACCGCCCTTTTCGGCCGGCGTCACCCAACAGTGGCCAATGCCTATTACAATTTGGCCCGCCTGCGGCAGGCGGAAGGCCGCCTGCCGGAAGCGCTGGACTACAACCAGCAGGCTCAGGAGAGCCTCGGCTACCGGAGCGGGCAGAGCATCGAAGGCGTCTCCTCCCCTTTCGAGCTTTGTCAGGTGATGAGCCAGGAAAACCGCTTGCTTGGGGATTGGGCCCGGCAGGCAGGCCAGCCAGAAGCGATGAACAAGATGCGCGAATCCTGCGCCCGCACCCTCGACATTTTCTCGAAACTGGGCAGTTCCTACATCGACCCTTCTTCCCGGCAAGAATTGATGGGTGCCGCTTTTTCCAGCTTCGAGGCTGCCATTGCCGCCAACATGGGGCTGGCCCAGCTCACCGCCAACAAACAGTACCAAACCGATGCCTTTGAGTACGCCGAACGTTCCAAGGCCCTGCTGCTCTACGAAGCCATCCGGGAAGCCGAAGCCTTAAAGATCGCCGGCATTCCGGACAGCCTGCTCCAACAGGAAAAGAACTTGCGCCTCGACATTGCTGCCTATGATAAACTACGGCAGGAAAAACTGGCCGGCGGCCTGAGTGAAACGGACACCAGCGTTCTGGCCATCGCCGCCAGCCTGCTGCGCCTCCGCCAAAGCCATGAAACATTGAAAAGCCGGTTTGAAGAGGAATACCCCAAATACTACCGGGCCAGATACGAACTGCCTATTCTAAAAGTAGATGAAGTGCAGCAAGAACTGCTGAAGCCCGGCCAATCGCTCGTTGAATACTTCGTAGGCGACAGTGCCGTATACATATTCCTGCTTCAGCCCGATCATTTTGAGGTGGTAGAAGTGAAAAAAGATTCTTCCCTGGAAGCATGGGTGCGGCTCATGACCCAAGAAGGCACTTATGGTTATTATAGCCTGCCCCGCAACGAGCAGAGTTTCAGCAGAAAAGCCGAAACAATTCACAACTACACCATTGCTGCCCGGAAATTGTACGACAAGCTTTGGGCGCCAATCAAAGACAAGCTCACTGAGCAGGTAATCGTAATTCCGGATGGGCCGTTAGGTTACTTGCCATTCGAAGCATTGCTCAGCCGGGAGCCGCCACGAGAAGGCGCATTTAACGAATATCCCTACTTATTGTACGAGCACCAGTTCAGTTACTGTTACTCCGCCACCCTATTACGGGAAATGCAGGAAAAGCCATTTCATCAACCGGCAGAAGGGTTGCTCCTGGCTATGGCACCTTTTTATACCGACGACGTGGAATTGCTGGCCGCCCGCATGGACAGCCTGAGCCTGAAATCTGTAGTTGACCCGGAAGATGTATTAGAACCTTTACCCGGTAGCGGGGAGGAAATAAACCAAATAAACAGGCTCTGGAAGGGCAAAGCTCTTTACGGGCCTCAAGCTTCTCTGGAAAAATTCTTACTCCTGGCGCCAAAACACCTCATCCTCCACCTCAGCACCCATGGCCGCGCGGATGACCGCCTGGGCGACTACGCTTACCTCGCTTTCGGCGTACCCGGCCAGCCTGGTGCCTTCGACAAGCTTTATGCCCGCGATTTGTACAACCTTTCGCTTGACGCAGATTTAGTTTTTCTCTCTGCCTGCGAAACCGGCATCGGCAAGCTGCGGCGGGGCGAAGGCATCGTCAGCCTGGCACGCGCCTTTGCCTACGCAGGCACTAAGAGCGTGGTCACCACCCTTTGGCAAGTTAGAGATAAAGAAACCCAGAGCCTGGCCACCTCTTTTTACACTTATCTCCATGCTGGCAAATCTAAAGACGCAGCACTGCGCCTGGCTAAACTTGAATACCTCGAACAGCAGCAGGGTCAAGGTACTGAGGCACTAGCGCATCCCTTCTTCTGGTCGGGCTTCATCGGGATCGGGGATATGAACAGCCTGAAGAACGGGGCGAAATAA